The DNA window AACGGTGACAGGGGCCGGCTCGATGAGCGCACGGTCCGTGATGACTCGATTTTGCCAGTGCCGGCCAAACAACGGATAGTTCTTCATTTCATCCGACGCATTGAGGATCACGCTTCCGGCCGGCAGTTCGTCGATGAGTTGAGGGATTTTGTAGTATCGGCTGTGTGACCAGTTCTGGTGAAATACGCGGCTGCCAAGAGCCTCTATCGGCTTGGCCGCCAGCAACACTCCATTGGCGATCATCGCGCATACAAACAAACCATATGCGACTCGCTGTGCCTTGCGCGATAACGTTGCGATGCCGAACGCCACAAGCACAAAGAGTATGCCCATCACGGGTAGGATCGAACGGGCTATCGTGAACAGCTTCAGCCACCAATAGGCGAGAAAGACGGCTGCGACCAAGAGCAGAATATGCAGCGGCTGAACCTGCCTTCGACGAACCAGCGCGGCAAGGCTCAGAAAGACTGCCGCGATCGACATCACAGGCACAAACGCCGTAAAGACCGCGCCCAATCCCCAATTTTCAGAATAATGATCCAGCCCGGCAATCCAGCAGTCTTCCCATGGCGCCATCAGCCAATGGGTCACCGTATGATCGCTGGCAACGAGACAGAAGCCTGGGTCTTGAACCCTTGGCACGACAATTCGCGAATACTCTGAAAGCGCCTTCGTAGAAACCTTAATACCCTGCGCCCCCACGGAAAACTCTAACGGATACATGGGATTCCCGGTGCCCCCCCAATTTCGTATATACCAAAATGCCGAAGGCAGGAGGCTGCCGGCCACGAACGTCCCCGTCGTGAGAACGGCTCGTGTCCATTTGCCGCCACGAAGCGGCGCCAGACCGGTCAACGACAACAGGACACAGAGTCCCGTCATCAACAAAAACAGCGGAACATAGATATACCTTGCTCCAAGCCCCAATCCAAACGCGAGTCCGGCAATGCCCCCTAATAACAGCCTGGCTTCACACGCCTGCGGCTCCTGTTGATACAAAGCCAGCAGAAAAACGACTGAAACAAGGAAAAACGAGGCCGCAAATATGTCCACCCCGACACTGAACGTATTGTAAAGCACGATCGGCATCGTGCCGAATCCCAGCGCGGCAAGCAGCGCCCCTTCGAATGAGCCGAGCGCGCGCCAGGCCAGACTATAAACCGCAAGCATGGCCAGTACCGCAAATGGCAAATTGGCAAGAGAGAGCAACCGCTCATTACCGAAATACGTAAGAAACAGGGGAAACAGCTCTCCGTTCGACGGCATCTGAAACTTCCAGGACTCCTCGATGAACGCCAATGATCCTCGCTGGAGCCATTTCATTGCCAAGGGGAGGTGATACACCATCGCATCCCATCCTTCGGGCGGTCTCGTGGCCGTTTCCAGGAGAAACAGCACACCGATACTCCCCGCGGCCAGGGCGCTCCATCGGACAAGCCGATCGACCGATCGCAAGGCGTCATGCATCCCTCGCCACGCTCCGGCATAGGAAAGCATTCCCGTCTCCCGCTGTAATCCCAGCAGCAGTCGGTCAACACTCCACAGCACTGCAAGAACTCCGGTCACCGTTGCTATATGAACGAGAGGATATCCCGTTGCCAATGCGGCGGCTCCAGCCGCATGAAAACTCACCACCAGCCCGCTAAAAAAGATCACGAAATAGATCATCCAGGCATCGGCAGGGCAAAGATCCTCCGCATGCGAGCAGGCGCGCGCGGCCAACCGTCGGCTCAAGCTATGGAGCAACCCACACGCCAGGAAAGCACACGCCACATTGGCCACGAAGCTCATAGCAATGTCCTGAATTGATTCATCACGATTCGATGGACGAGGATCAATCAACGGCCCAGAATCACGGTCAGTTTTTCAAGGAGCCTCACATAAAGCCCCCCATACTTTTCCGCAGCCCGGCCATGCAACAGATACATGAGAAACGACGCCAGGCACAGCCCCACGAGGCTCCACTCCATCCATTTCGGCATCCGCATCATGTCCCGCTCCGGCTCCACCCTCATCCGCTCGATTTACTTGCGGCCCGGCGCCACGGCGCCGCGTGGCCCCCAACATAAATGGGCCAGCCACATCAGAACAAACGTGACCCCGCTGTAAACGAAGTAGAACCCGTGCATCGGAATCGTCATGGCCGAAAACACCACCCCTCGTCGACGCAGGAAAAACGCAAACAGATCGCGATTCAAGAGCACAAACAGGCACAACAGAAACAAACACCCGTAGGCCAACGAAGGCACCACGAGAGTCCCTGGCAGCACCGCCAGAAAAAGTCCCGCGACCCCGGCGCTGGCCCGTTGCGACATTTTCAAATTGAGATCGTTCACCAGGCCCTGCCGTTCGAGAATCAGCCTCGACCAGGGGATGGCACGATAACAAATCTCCGCGCGTAAGAGCGACACCAGGCGCCACTCCTTCAAATGGGTGGCGTGAATCGCTTTATCCAGGCAGATCCGATACCCCTGGCGATGGAGGCGGCCACCAAGCTCGATATCCTCAATGGATGGCGTGGGATATTTCTCCTGATCGAATCCCCCGGCCTTTACAAACACATCTTTGCGGATCGCCCCGCATCCAGCCCAAAACGTAGTGGCCTGGCTCTTCGCCTGTTGGTGCACAAAATGATGCAGCAGATTTTTATACTGCGAAAGGAAATTCTGCGCCGCCGGCCGGTCATCGTACGACCCAAAGACCGCCGCCAGATCCGGATCCGCTCCAAACCTGTCCGCGACCCGGTCGAGGACATCGTCGTGCACCACGACATCGGCATCCACAAACAAGAGAATCCGCCCCTTGGCCAGATGCACGCCCACATTGCGGGCGGCACCGGGACCGCTGGGACCTGGGCAATGCGCCACCACTGCGCCATAGGCCTGCGCAATCGCCACGGAATCGTCCGTTGAGCCATTATCGACCACAATGAGCTCATAGTACTGATACGATGACTGCCGGATCCCCTCCAGGCACTGCGCCAAGCACCATCCCCCATTGTAGACCGGCACGATCACGCTGATCGCCGGTTTCTGAGCCCTCTCCATCTGCGCCTCTCGCTTACTTGTCATCCGCACACACGACAATATTGAACGACGGCCCGATGAGATACAGCACGAGCCGCAGCCCCGGCACCCGCTTCACGGCGTTGAAAACCGCCACCTGCATGCGCTGGACAGCGGAGAGTTGCCGAACTTCCTCCGGAGACACCGACGGCAGAAGCGCACGATAATTCAGCAGCCGGCACCTGCGCAAGAGACGCCGCAACTCCATAACCGACAACACTCTGATATGCCCATAGGGAATCCCCCGGAAATATTGCACATACCGGTCCGCCCATGCCCGTGGCATAAACCCGACCCCCCACAAATGCACATGCGGCTCCGGGGCGATGGCAAAACGGTTGGCCGTTGCAAAAAACGCCACGCCGGCCGAGGAGAGAACACGGCGGCACTCGTGAAGGGTCTCCTCCTGGCTCCTGACATGCTCCAGCACCCCCTCCGCAATGACCAAATCGTGCGAATCATCTGGGAACGGCAGATACTCCGCACAACAGCATACGACCGGAACCTGCGCCCCGCACTCCTCCAGCCGCTTCCGCGCCACCACCAGCCACCGGAATGCGATGTCCGTCCCGACCACCCGGGCATAGCGCCGCTTCGCCGCAACCAGAAATCCCCCCGTCGCGCAACCGACCTCCAGCACACGCGTGCCGGCGCCAAGCCGTCCCGGCTCTACCGAAGAGTCGATCGTCTTCAAGCAGGCCTCGCCCTTTTCAACCAGCAGCGCCGTACGGGCGATAAACCGCTCCGCCCGATCCGGCGACACCTCCGGAGTAATCTGCCAATAGAGCCGCACCAGTCCGAGAAAATCGAGGCGATCGGCACGCTCGGCAAGAAACGCCCCCTTCTTATGATCGGCTTCGATCTCGATGTAGGGATCGGGGAAAACACGAAAGTCCGGAATGCCCAGCACGATCGGA is part of the Nitrospira sp. genome and encodes:
- a CDS encoding glycosyltransferase family A protein produces the protein MERAQKPAISVIVPVYNGGWCLAQCLEGIRQSSYQYYELIVVDNGSTDDSVAIAQAYGAVVAHCPGPSGPGAARNVGVHLAKGRILLFVDADVVVHDDVLDRVADRFGADPDLAAVFGSYDDRPAAQNFLSQYKNLLHHFVHQQAKSQATTFWAGCGAIRKDVFVKAGGFDQEKYPTPSIEDIELGGRLHRQGYRICLDKAIHATHLKEWRLVSLLRAEICYRAIPWSRLILERQGLVNDLNLKMSQRASAGVAGLFLAVLPGTLVVPSLAYGCLFLLCLFVLLNRDLFAFFLRRRGVVFSAMTIPMHGFYFVYSGVTFVLMWLAHLCWGPRGAVAPGRK
- a CDS encoding methyltransferase domain-containing protein, translating into MGRTSGMDRPAIQFCCPLCKGALSEEPASYGCPACARRYPIVLGIPDFRVFPDPYIEIEADHKKGAFLAERADRLDFLGLVRLYWQITPEVSPDRAERFIARTALLVEKGEACLKTIDSSVEPGRLGAGTRVLEVGCATGGFLVAAKRRYARVVGTDIAFRWLVVARKRLEECGAQVPVVCCCAEYLPFPDDSHDLVIAEGVLEHVRSQEETLHECRRVLSSAGVAFFATANRFAIAPEPHVHLWGVGFMPRAWADRYVQYFRGIPYGHIRVLSVMELRRLLRRCRLLNYRALLPSVSPEEVRQLSAVQRMQVAVFNAVKRVPGLRLVLYLIGPSFNIVVCADDK